The genomic stretch GTTTTAAAACATAGCTCAAGAAATTATGGAGGAGAAATGAGACAACTGACCATTTCTGCTGAGGAGATGTGCGTGCCGTTTACGCGATACGACCTCGGCTGGGTCATCCTGTGTATCGGGATGGCCATTGGTGCCGGCGTGGTGTTCTTGCCGGTCCAGGTGGGGATCATGGGAGTGTGGGTATTCATCGCATCCGTCATCCTGGCCTATCCCGCGCTCTACATGATGCAGAACCTCTATTTGAGGACGCTGTCGGAGAGCGCGGACTGCGATAGCTATGTCAGCATCATTACCCATTACCTGGGTAAGAACTGGGGCTTCTTTCTGAGTATTGCTTATCTCCTCATGCTGCTGAAGGGGATGTTGACGTACTCGTTGGCCGTGACCTTCGATAGCGCCAAGTATTTGCAGACCTTCGGTATCACCACCCAGTTGCTGTCGGATAGTCCGCTGTACTCTCTGACGATTCTGGTTGTGCTGGTGATGATCGCGGCGCAAGGGGAGCGGTTGCTGTTCAAGGTCTCCGGGCCATTGGTGATAGTGAAGCTCGCTATTGTCCTGCTTTTGGGCTTCGTCATGATCCCGCATTGGGACGTCATGGGGAATCTTCCTTCGTTTCCCGAGTTGAAGCAGCTGGCGATCGACACCGTACTGACTTTGCCGTTCACCGTGTTCTCGATTCTCTTCGTTCAGATACTGAGTCCGATGAACATTGCCTTCCGCAAGCAAGAGTCAGATCCGCGCATCGCGACATACCGCGCGATCCGCGCGCACCGGGTGGCATATGTCGTGTTGGTGGTATCGGTGTTGTTCTTTGCCATTTCGTTCACGTTCTCGCTATCGCACGAACAGGCATTGTCTGCCAAGGCACAGAACATCTCCGCACTGGCCCTTGCAGGTAGTGTGATTCCCGGGGCTGACGTGTTGCTGATGACGACCGCGCTGAACGTGTTTGCCATCGTGACTGCATTCTTTGGCCTGTACCTGGGGATCGACGAGGCTGTATCCGGCATTGCGATCAATGTGCTGTCCCGGTTCATTCCCAGGGAGAACATCAACAGAAAGGTGGTATCGATCGGCACATCGGTCCTGATCGTCGGAGCGCTCTGGCTCTGGGTGCAGTCAAAGTTCTCGATCCTTTTGCTACAGCAAATCGCTGCGCCCATCTACGGTGTCACCTCCTTCATTATCCCGTGCCTGCTGGTCTACAAGGTCCCTGCGCTACACGCCTACAAGACCAAGTCGGTCTACTTCGTATTCTTCGTGGGTGTGGTCGTATGCATGACGCCCGTATTGAAGGCATTGGGGTACTGAAAAGGCAATGATGGATGTTTGAGGGAATGATGTGATGGTAAAAGTTTCAGAGTTCGAATTTGACGACATCGTTGATCGCAGCGACTCCAGTTCGATGAAGTGGTGTTTTCCGGACAGCTTTCTCACACCGCACCAGGTGCGAGCCGAGCCGATTCCGATGTGGCTGGCGGATATGGATTTCCGCTCCCCCGGCGTAGTCGTCGAGGCAATTCAGGGGATGGTGGCCAAGGGTGTGTTCGGATACTCCTCGGTCCCGGCGAGTTACTTCAAGGCGGTAACGGGCTGGCAGAGCCGGCGCTTTGGCTGGCGCGTCGACGAGGAATGGATTGTGCCGGTTGCCAGCGTCATTGCCGCGCTCAGGACGCTTATCCATGCCTTTTCCCGGCCAGGGGATTCGGTGTTGATCCAGCCGCCGGTATACGTGCACTTCCACCATGACGTCCTGATCAACGGGCGCCAGCTGGCGATGGCGCCGCTCAGGTTCGATGGCGAGCGCTACCGCTTTGACCCGGATGCCTTCGAGCGCGCCATTCAAGCG from Cupriavidus nantongensis encodes the following:
- a CDS encoding amino acid permease — translated: MRQLTISAEEMCVPFTRYDLGWVILCIGMAIGAGVVFLPVQVGIMGVWVFIASVILAYPALYMMQNLYLRTLSESADCDSYVSIITHYLGKNWGFFLSIAYLLMLLKGMLTYSLAVTFDSAKYLQTFGITTQLLSDSPLYSLTILVVLVMIAAQGERLLFKVSGPLVIVKLAIVLLLGFVMIPHWDVMGNLPSFPELKQLAIDTVLTLPFTVFSILFVQILSPMNIAFRKQESDPRIATYRAIRAHRVAYVVLVVSVLFFAISFTFSLSHEQALSAKAQNISALALAGSVIPGADVLLMTTALNVFAIVTAFFGLYLGIDEAVSGIAINVLSRFIPRENINRKVVSIGTSVLIVGALWLWVQSKFSILLLQQIAAPIYGVTSFIIPCLLVYKVPALHAYKTKSVYFVFFVGVVVCMTPVLKALGY